One Streptomyces lincolnensis genomic region harbors:
- a CDS encoding TetR family transcriptional regulator: protein MSEPARTADQSAPKPPGLRARMRAAVQAEVVEVAHRLFTEQGFDRTTVDQIAGEVGLSRASLFRYFGTKEEIVLGRLEESGRRIAEALAARPDDERSWEALRRAFDVLTQANEQAPEQTLAYLRMLQETPSLRAGHHEKQMRWQELLVPDIARRLGADPSHPEDTRPGALAAAALACLDVAATAWVACEGTVPLAVLLDRAMGAFTE, encoded by the coding sequence ATGAGCGAGCCCGCCCGTACCGCCGACCAGTCCGCACCCAAGCCGCCCGGACTGCGCGCGCGCATGCGTGCGGCGGTCCAGGCGGAGGTCGTCGAGGTGGCGCACCGGCTCTTCACCGAGCAGGGATTCGACCGGACGACCGTCGACCAGATCGCCGGCGAGGTGGGCCTGTCGCGCGCCAGCCTGTTCCGGTACTTCGGCACCAAGGAAGAGATCGTCCTGGGGCGCCTGGAGGAATCCGGCCGCCGGATCGCGGAGGCGCTCGCCGCCCGCCCCGACGACGAGCGGTCCTGGGAGGCGCTGCGCAGGGCGTTCGACGTCCTGACGCAGGCCAACGAGCAGGCGCCCGAGCAGACACTCGCCTATCTGCGCATGCTCCAGGAGACCCCGTCACTGCGTGCCGGGCACCACGAGAAACAGATGCGCTGGCAGGAGCTGCTGGTGCCGGACATCGCCCGGCGGCTGGGAGCGGACCCCAGCCACCCCGAGGACACCAGGCCGGGCGCACTGGCCGCCGCCGCACTCGCCTGCCTCGACGTGGCCGCCACGGCATGGGTGGCCTGCGAGGGCACCGTCCCGCTGGCCGTGCTGCTCGACCGGGCGATGGGCGCGTTCACGGAGTGA
- a CDS encoding SDR family oxidoreductase encodes MSKIWFVTGSSRGFGRQFVQAALERGDKVAATARDTGSLADLVAVHGEAILPLTLDVTDKAAATEAVQRAHDHFGRLDIVVNNAGYGLFGAVEELTEQQVRDQMETNFYGALWITQAALPLLRAQGSGRIVQISSVGGVTAFPNLGVYNASKWALEAMSEALAQEVAGFDIKVTLVEPGGFATDWAGSSATFAGQLPAYDDLRAAVAANWGTVEHGDPTATGAALLKIVDADNPPLRVFFGTAPLQLVPHIYAERLKTWEEWADVATQAQGGAA; translated from the coding sequence ATGAGCAAGATCTGGTTCGTCACCGGTTCCTCGCGCGGCTTCGGCCGCCAGTTCGTCCAGGCCGCCCTGGAGCGCGGCGACAAGGTCGCGGCCACCGCCCGCGACACCGGCTCCCTCGCGGACCTGGTGGCCGTCCACGGCGAGGCGATCCTGCCGCTGACCCTGGACGTCACCGACAAGGCCGCCGCCACCGAGGCCGTCCAGCGGGCGCACGACCACTTCGGCCGCCTCGACATCGTCGTCAACAACGCCGGCTACGGCCTGTTCGGCGCGGTCGAGGAGCTGACGGAGCAGCAGGTCCGCGACCAGATGGAGACCAACTTCTACGGCGCCCTGTGGATCACCCAGGCCGCCCTGCCCCTCCTGCGGGCCCAGGGCAGTGGCCGCATCGTGCAAATCTCCAGCGTCGGCGGTGTCACCGCCTTCCCCAACCTCGGCGTCTACAACGCCTCCAAGTGGGCCCTGGAGGCCATGAGCGAGGCCCTTGCCCAGGAGGTCGCGGGCTTCGACATCAAGGTCACCCTCGTCGAGCCCGGCGGCTTCGCCACCGACTGGGCGGGCTCCTCCGCCACCTTCGCCGGGCAGCTGCCCGCCTACGACGACCTGCGCGCGGCCGTCGCCGCGAACTGGGGCACCGTCGAGCACGGCGACCCCACGGCCACCGGCGCGGCCCTGCTGAAGATCGTGGACGCCGACAACCCGCCCCTGCGGGTCTTCTTCGGCACCGCCCCGCTCCAACTCGTCCCGCACATCTATGCCGAGCGCCTGAAGACCTGGGAGGAATGGGCCGACGTCGCCACCCAGGCCCAGGGCGGCGCCGCCTGA
- a CDS encoding XdhC family protein has product MLNIADMLYRWCREARPFALATVVQVSGSAPLPPGTALAVSTDGEAVGSISGGCVEGAVYDLCRQVLESGEPPVRARFGYSDDAFAVGLTCGGELEVLAQRIDPADRPHLTTALEDVLAGLPVAVAQVVDGPRHLLGRILSVLGGGNAYDGTLGSQRADRAVATQVRGLLRAGRTACVEVGGDDGTCPDRLTLLVHTHAAPPRMLIFGAVDFAAALSQAGRFLGYRVTVCDARPVFATPARFPYADEVVVDWPHRYLEATEVDARTALCVLTHDAKFDIPLLRLALGLPVGYVGAMGSRRTHEHRLERLRETGVPDEHLARLRSPIGLDLGAHTPEETAISITAEIIAHTNNGTGLPLSRVPGPLHGSVPVPRIPSSAALLST; this is encoded by the coding sequence ATGCTGAACATCGCGGACATGCTGTACCGCTGGTGCCGCGAGGCCCGCCCCTTCGCCCTCGCCACCGTCGTCCAGGTCAGCGGCAGCGCACCCCTGCCACCCGGCACCGCGCTGGCCGTGAGCACCGACGGCGAGGCGGTCGGCAGCATCTCCGGAGGGTGCGTGGAGGGAGCCGTCTACGACCTGTGCCGACAGGTGCTGGAGTCGGGCGAACCCCCGGTGCGGGCCCGGTTCGGCTACTCCGACGACGCCTTCGCCGTGGGCCTGACCTGCGGCGGCGAACTGGAGGTCCTGGCCCAGCGGATCGACCCCGCCGACCGGCCCCACCTCACCACCGCCCTGGAAGACGTGCTGGCCGGCCTGCCCGTCGCCGTGGCGCAGGTCGTGGACGGTCCGCGGCACCTGCTCGGCCGTATCCTGTCCGTCCTCGGAGGCGGCAACGCGTACGACGGGACACTGGGCAGCCAGCGGGCGGATCGGGCGGTGGCCACCCAGGTCCGCGGGCTGCTGCGGGCGGGCCGAACCGCCTGCGTCGAGGTGGGCGGGGACGACGGCACCTGCCCCGACAGGCTGACACTCCTGGTCCACACGCACGCGGCACCGCCCCGCATGCTGATCTTCGGCGCGGTCGACTTCGCGGCCGCCCTCAGTCAGGCGGGGCGCTTCCTCGGCTACCGGGTCACCGTGTGCGATGCCCGCCCCGTCTTCGCCACCCCCGCCCGCTTCCCGTACGCCGACGAGGTCGTCGTCGACTGGCCCCACCGCTACCTGGAGGCCACGGAAGTCGACGCCCGTACCGCGCTCTGCGTCCTCACCCACGACGCCAAGTTCGACATCCCCCTGCTGCGCCTGGCCCTCGGTCTCCCCGTCGGCTACGTCGGCGCGATGGGGTCCCGCCGCACCCACGAACACCGCCTGGAACGCCTGCGCGAGACCGGCGTACCCGATGAGCACCTCGCGCGCCTGCGCTCACCCATCGGACTCGACCTCGGCGCCCACACCCCCGAAGAGACGGCGATCTCCATCACCGCCGAGATCATCGCCCACACCAACAACGGCACCGGTCTGCCCTTGTCCCGCGTCCCCGGTCCCCTCCACGGTTCCGTCCCGGTGCCCCGGATACCGTCGTCGGCCGCGCTCCTGTCCACATGA
- a CDS encoding helix-turn-helix domain-containing protein, which produces MSSHVAPGDQVTSGLDRRAELREFLRSRRARLRPEDVSLPSYGRRRVPGLRREELAQLAGVSYAYYARLEQGYGETMSAEVLDAVARALRLNDEERGHLIRLAQPERDATPQAVPPPQRLRPTVQHLLDTIGVPAYVVSRRLDVLGWNRLAAVVFGDWAQLPPQERNVARLIFLWPETRDRFVHPDGPARRVVGALRMNAGKSPADPHFASLIQELSQKSEEFRQLWARHEVSCGSAGESVRMRHPLVGEFDLVHEPLALPGGAPMRLTTYHAEPGSPSEEALRTLASWEMESRR; this is translated from the coding sequence ATGTCTTCACACGTGGCGCCCGGTGACCAAGTGACGTCCGGACTCGACCGGCGTGCCGAGCTGCGGGAGTTCCTGCGTTCTCGCAGGGCCCGGCTCAGGCCCGAGGACGTGAGCCTGCCCTCGTACGGGCGGCGGCGGGTTCCCGGACTGCGGCGCGAGGAGCTGGCACAGCTGGCCGGGGTGTCCTACGCGTACTACGCGCGCCTGGAGCAGGGCTACGGCGAGACCATGTCGGCCGAGGTGCTGGACGCCGTGGCCCGCGCCCTGCGCCTGAACGACGAGGAGCGCGGCCATCTGATCCGGCTCGCCCAGCCCGAACGGGACGCCACGCCACAGGCCGTACCCCCGCCGCAACGGCTGCGGCCCACCGTCCAGCACCTCCTCGACACGATCGGCGTGCCCGCCTACGTCGTCAGCCGGCGCCTGGACGTCCTGGGCTGGAACCGCCTCGCCGCCGTCGTCTTCGGGGACTGGGCCCAACTGCCGCCCCAGGAGCGCAATGTGGCCCGGCTGATCTTCCTGTGGCCCGAGACGCGCGACCGGTTCGTCCACCCCGACGGCCCGGCTCGGCGCGTCGTCGGCGCGCTGCGCATGAACGCCGGCAAGAGCCCCGCCGATCCGCATTTCGCTTCCCTGATCCAGGAGTTGTCGCAGAAGAGCGAGGAGTTCCGGCAGCTGTGGGCACGGCACGAGGTGAGCTGCGGGAGCGCCGGTGAGTCCGTGCGGATGCGGCATCCGCTGGTGGGAGAGTTCGACCTCGTCCACGAACCCCTGGCGCTGCCCGGGGGCGCCCCGATGCGGCTGACCACCTACCACGCCGAACCGGGCTCCCCGTCGGAGGAAGCCCTGCGGACACTGGCGAGTTGGGAGATGGAGTCGCGGCGCTGA